A genomic window from Silene latifolia isolate original U9 population chromosome Y, ASM4854445v1, whole genome shotgun sequence includes:
- the LOC141632773 gene encoding uncharacterized protein LOC141632773, with translation MDYKPSTSSSWVWRRICWVKEEMRDGYVNGKWGVQPEGFTPAGCYDWFKGTRPRVHWFKAVWNGWALPKHQFLGWLIAHEALNTTARLASFGLDIEDKCHLCGLTPETTEHLFCECLYSRGIIRELNKETRWNFPIRDVLDWCMQRKGTVLQRGVQIAMMLGTVYQVWHQRNKSRNKNLLIRPECVARFIMEEMRSRVRGRDRATMTIAERDWLKRMRLVE, from the coding sequence ATGGACTATAAACCTAGTACAAGCTCAAGCTGGGTATGGAGGAGAATCTGCTGGGTCAAGGAGGAAATGAGAGATGGGTATGTCAATGGGAAGTGGGGTGTTCAACCAGAAGGTTTTACACCAGCTGGCTGTTATGATTGGTTCAAAGGGACTAGGCCCCGTGTCCACTGGTTTAAAGCAGTCTGGAATGGGTGGGCTCTACCAAAGCATCAATTTTTGGGATGGCTTATTGCTCATGAAGCTCTGAATACAACCGCTAGATTAGCCAGCTTTGGGTTGGACATTGAGGACAAATGCCATCTGTGTGGTTTAACTCCTGAAACCACTGAGCATCTGTTCTGTGAATGTCTTTACAGTAGAGGGATCATCAGGGAGTTGAATAAGGAGACTAGATGGAACTTTCCTATAAGGGATGTGTTGGATTGGTGTATGCAAAGGAAAGGAACAGTGCTGCAAAGGGGAGTACAAATTGCTATGATGTTGGGTACAGTGTATCAGGTTTGGCATCAGAGAAACAAAAGCAGGAATAAGAATCTGTTGATACGGCCAGAATGTGTGGCAAGATTTATCATGGAGGAGATGAGGTCACGAGTTCGAGGCCGGGATAGAGCAACAATGACAATTGCTGAGAGAGATTGGCTCAAAAGAATGCGTCTAGTAGAATGA